acttaCAACAATGTGAAAAGttgtgttaattaattttaagttctttatttgttatttctttgttttgaaGATTTTATTGTCTACAGATGTATTATCTcctaaaacatgtatttatttttacaaataataaACATCTTAATTATAGATCCATGTGTTGTGTTTTGATTTGGTGATAAGgataaatcaaagtactgtaagtactgaactgaaaaagcattgatgtaacaaaattttagttcaaagaaggcaaatatgtcattagtaacattttagggtgtgtattttcttgcaagtcccatgtcattatcaagttgggttatttatcttccaagtattcatttaattaattttggataAATTGTTGAGATTGCAGACAACCATTCCTCCTCATATCGAAAGATGAATTTAAAAATTATGagaagattttaagaaaatgctagaaaatttcctttagatttgaactttgaacctatcttgaattcaacaaatatttacagtcagtgtcatGTGACAGACCTACAGCTAATAACAATCTgcagtaaaatgacaacaagggaaacattaagactccattaagaagaaagtataatctgacacatggatatcccttgatggcatttttacaaagttcatggcttatgctgcaaatgttgtttacagacctcatttataaggaactatgtgcaatgcatataatatacaagtattttttttcccaagtattttttttccaatgaaCTATGTGGTACAGATCTGTTACAGGAGGAAAGGGCAAAAggcaattaattagataattttcaagagaagaaatgaaatgacaaaaactaaggttcaaatgttcatttaaataattggttactgcatcaaaatcaaaactgaattgttttgaattatgtttattcaaaaatactttaatacaaacatgaaataacatcacaatacattattttttctagttctcttctgtgatacacacaatgtattcaggcatattagtaagtaaagagcagttcttgatactttgctgcaatattgaagaaaagtcatatcaaagttagattcagtatgatactgtctctatataatgcataaaatggacactgagaattcttaacagcatattaaaacaaccattctcaaaatcagtgtgttatttgtatacattgacatgtacattggaccctcgataatctggacacctttgttcccagcctaaaccgcccagattacaaattttccggactgccgaatttcgtgtaccctagtcaattttgaaattgtcatgtacaagttactccccttgaccttgtaaatcaatgatcggtttttatgtttatgtactaaaataaatactttttttgttatgttttaaaggtttttttccccatttaattatgttatgaatatgaaattaacgtacatgtaatcacacattattggcaacttgttgttaatgtcacattacttacaactgtttatacatgtattggtaacaagatcagaaacagttgtaaaaacatttgatagaggCATCAACTAATGGGAACAACCAATGGGCTATGTCACCAGAAGCGTtaaaatttgtgtcattttggtgaacacactgcacaaagtcaacaagtaaaactgtttaatatgtttctgttgtagcaaataaatgaatgtcattccatatacaatgtacttatatggccgtgtcacagatgtgaatcattgaaatatacattgtagtaatgataattcaggcgtgatgatgggtaaataaattatcagtttatattataaatgtaggatatttctatatatatctaaatgcaaagttactcgacactcgctaattgtcatcacttgatgttttgcaacattacagtcaatgggacagaattgtagttctgataatgaccgtctgtcagaacatatatagtgtgtttcattcaagccaagaaaactctttttgtttgtatgaatttttacaacaaaacagaaagactaacatgtgagtcagtctgtgaagttaaaagtttaaacacctTCTATCTCTCCACAGATTGATAACAATCGGCAGTATGTCAAATGGTGACAACTCTTTGCAAAAGTTGCAAATATACtggatttacttttttgtatttttgtgttttaattggcATTACGAAACAATGCGAATGAGAAGCGCCAATCCATATGCTTGTTgtccagagctacatgtatgttgtcgcagctagtttaatatatgcctggtagtcatccttagaatcatttcactgcttccaaagtaatcctgataatctccagtcttcaacaattatgattctgcttcagatgactagccaatgagtcctgtaattataaaatttaacatatatatcaatattcttaatttgtaataaaaaagttacagaaatcatcttACAATGACAAAAGGAAGAAATTGGACTCGTGTACACAAGTACtttgagttaaagatgctccaccgccgacagagtataaatgatattcatcatttgaacaataattagtgtttaatcgtgtatgcataagtctaattaacacaaaaaataatataaaataattaattttgcctttgggtcaagcgcaatcagtccttcattccatataggatatagtgctacagaattttttcgggatgcaattaattattttatttatatttttaactttaagtgaAATTGGAGCTCAAACGtttcaacggcggtaatggtgtaaagtaagtaacttttgtaactgaagaaaactactaaattgtctgctgccgtttttgatagtgaaaaaataccatttgtcagcggtgaagcatctttaatatattagcatcataattaatttgtctcctatacctgatacacattgataaaatacaatgtttttttctgctagcaaaacttactttaaaccaaatactgtaatattgagcaagtgtaaatttaccatgtatgatatattacagtgcacaggttattgtttattttggtaagtgttattataaattctctgaatccatgaagttatatatgtagtgactgtttaatcgatgttttaagttcatacCGCCAATTTCGAAATCCCAGATATTAATTGTCTTAAATAAATCTAGCATTACTATTCTTCTATTTATCTAAATAAATTCTGTATTCACAtgtgtattacacacatatgtacGTATTGTGTATGGATCTATATCATGCATTGTTTTgcctacaaataaacacatgctttgtgatgtttatagacatattgacaatctggtaaattgactctatgcattaatattaaatttgatgtcatcgcattagaaaataataccaaaaatgaatctGGTCAACtgctaattatatactgtaacaacaaactacttcaaatttaaagtgatattcaattttgttgcGTAGTAATAAAGTAAAACGtcgattatatggatgttagcaggaattcacacatactcatgatgttgtaagttcacttcatgtgccgatgtctgtcaaatagttcatataataatataccgaCCCATTATAAGGCATGATAGGCAaagaagcaaaacgaaatgaaacttacgattttcactgcttctgtctccaaatacgaAAAGAATTCCGTAGTTTACTAGCAAAGTGGCTTGCAACATGCATTGCAACATGCAGTGTTCAAATATTCTTCGGTGTTTTTCAGATATGAGAATGCACTTATTACGCTCgataattaaatggaaaatatttcttGACTTGCAAGTTTACATCACAGGTCCGCTTTGCGTGATGACGTCTTTGCTTACATTCGGCCATTTACACTATTGCTGAGTGTcacgatatttcattgtatctgtATCCGTGTATTAAATATTCCCTCGTTAATGAAAGGATGCGTCAGTTGACAATCCGTGCGAAATGATAAGGAACCAACGTAACTCAGAATTTATCGTGTTTGTTAGCTTCTGCATAGATCACCCAGACGCTTGACGCGTACGTAGTTAACAAGCGTCTGTTTGAGTGAGACTTGGTTAAATTCAGTGGGCCATCGTAATGACATGATCACTATACGAACGTACCTGTTCTCCAAAATgactatcaatataatacatgtaaaaacaaacaacttttgtatctttcttacgtcgggatgaattaaaaaattgtcattatataatagattatgAATGTACACATCAAACTACAATTAGAtacttacataccaaaatcctgacaattcctttatttagtgttacccaaaccggatgtttacataaatatatgcaaatgctggcgagaattaggccaccgatcgctaccactgatgcaaattatccttactatttttcaattatagacgttcatgctatagtttttgtagacatgtttgaaactattctatttaatgaaataccatAGAAGTTGTTTAACTGCACTATGGCAGAATATTTGTTCTAGAAAgaggaaaatagaaaaaaatcgcATGCAAATGAGAGGTCAATCGCATTTAAATTAGTGGGTCATCCGGGCCGTAGCAATACTGGAAAAGCAAGCTTTTTCAGTAAAAAGTTGACAGATAAAATGTTTACTATTAGGTATGAGCTTATTTTATCTGTTATTAAACCACAAGctcttaaagttgtatttcttgtaatttcacTGAAACGAcatgtcgttttaacatttgatatttgaacatggacatgtatcttgatgatttagctccccaaaaccatatgtcagcctataagagagccgaaatctagggataatatattcctggttttgaacaaaacgccttcaatcatcgccatgttcagtaccttttggttttgtcggaattccgaatcgtatcacgtgactgacgtccacacgtcctgcacgtggtgatccaggtaactagcgtaagcgcacatgtgtttgtttacgttttccttctggctaatatgagcaaatcgtgctggtatatgtccacagagcgagtatttgaaacatcttaTTCACACATAGCCGTAATTCagtattgtgtgtatcaaatattgtaatgtgctagcattaatttctttgtagatccagtctgctgaggtcgaccacatgttttgtttacgaaaaatagttgacatttctcttggtttcacaactctcgtgttacttcgagattgtcgcgacgatgttcggaagaattcggaatgattcggcctctttcgagcctatttttcacgtgtacacgttaaaaagattttttacttttataattaataatacttccagtgctgcaactttataaaaattggtaaaatttgaaagtttaaaactctgacaaacggagaaaaatatgtataacacttaaacagtttttactatgacaaaaagagcgaaagtgatagaccatacaactttaacttTTATCCTGTTGTGACCAAACTATTTGAGCAACTGATATTCTGTCCGAAGCCCCAAAAACCTATATTGGTATCCAACATTCTGTCAAAAGCTCCAGACCTTTGTTTGATAAGTTATTttggtgtctgacattctgatCCAAAACTCAGGACCTGTGGTTTCTAAGACCAAGTAGTttgggtgtctgacattttgaTCAATGATCAAAGCTCATGACCTCTGGTTTCTAAGAGCAAGTGATttgggtgtctgacattctgacCAATGCTCAGGACCTCTAGTTTCTAAGACCATCTTAGCTAGTGATTTGGGTGTCTGGAATTCTGATCAATTATCAAAGCTAATGACCTCTGGTTTCTAAGACCAGTTGATTTGGGTGTCTTGATATTCTGATCAAAGCTTATGACCTCTGGTTTCTAAGACCAATTAGTttgggtgtctgacattctgttCAAAGCTCATGAGCACTGTTTTTTTAAGACAAAGTAGTttgggtgtctgacattttgaTCAATGATCTAGTTTTCTAAGACCAACTTGACTAGTGATTTGGGTGTCTGGAATTCTGATCAATTATCAAAGCTAATGACCTCTGGTTTCTAAGACCAGGTGATTTGGGTGTCTTGACATTCTTATCAAAGCTCATGACCTCTGGTTTCTAAGACCAATTTGTTTGGGTGTCCGACATTCTGTCCAAAACTCATAACCTCTGGTTGCCAAGAACAAGTAATTTGGTTGTCAGTCATATGCATTCTTATTAAAGCTCATGACCTCTGGTTTCTAAGACCAATTTGTTTGGGTGTCTGCAGACATTCTGTCCAAAGCTCATGACCTCTGGTTGCCAAGAACaagtggtttaggtgtctgacattctgatCAAAGCTCATGACCTCTGGTCGCCAAGATCAAGTGGTttgggtgtctgacattttgtCTAAAGCTCATGACCTCTGGTTGCCAAGATCAAGTGGTttgggtgtctgacattctgtcTAAAGCTCATGACCTCTGGTTGCCAAGATCAAGTGTTTTGGTGCCTGACATTCTGATCAAATTATAACAACAAACCTGCTTTCAACCGGGTTGTAATGGCTAAATGGACCACTAAAATTCCCCTactaatatttaattttttgggttttttttgggggatttgaaattttgtttcaaattataACAACACGATTACGAACaatcaaaagaaagaaaatttgtGTAGGTGACTCAAAACATTCAAGTCTTGCTATTCAACCAAGATCGTCAGAGGAACTGAAATGTGTTTTGGCAGTGATGTTCAGTTTTATCGAGTCTACCTTACAGTTTCAGTCCCATACAAACTAACTTGTTTTGTTTGAGGTCAAAATAGGGAGTCTGTGTTGCATGAACAATAACTCTTTTGACATACTCTGGTCAACTTGACGTtctataaatgtattaacatataCCACATGTACAGAACTAGCTGACATATCCTGAAgtcaaaattttatcaaatatagcCAAAACATCATATTCATGTCATTTATGGTTTATCTAAATAAAGTTGAATATTTATTATGATCTAGATTTCCAATATTATCAATTTTTCATGGATTAataaacaagaattccacggaagtggatgtgtcgcctgaaCAGcttcacaaaaaatagttaccggggtatttacagttgaaaatattgttaatattgttGACCATTATCAAACTTGTCTGAGATCACATTGATAAAAAGCAATAAACAAATTGTAATAGAATGTATATCAGATTTCttgattttaatatcataattgACAAACAAATAATACTTATTGACAAAGATTAATATTTCATGATGCTTTAGTGCATGATTTCAATCCAAAATAATCTTCACACATGTAATATTCtgatataaatacaaatgtatagagGTGAGAACGACTTCCTTACTGCTACAACTGGATCAATACATTCTCCTTCACAATGACACCTTACTGTTACAACTGGATCAATACATTCTCCTTCACAATGACACCTTACTGATACAACTGGATCAAAACATTCTCCTTCATAATGATGGCACTGTATGCACAAATTATACCATTCACTTGTTCCATTGCTGGTAGTGAAAGCATCTGTATATGTGTCAAACCAGTAGTCCCACGCAGTCGTCTTTCTTGTTAGACAAATACACTCATGGTACTATAGGGACACCAAGAGGGATATATCACATTAATTAAAGTCACATGATAGTCACATGGCACTAGGATGATATATCATTGTTCACAAGTCACATACACTGTAAGATCACATTACACCGGGTCACATGACACTTTGTTCTGCTGTCTGGTCCTCGTCTATGTGAATGCTGACAATATGGTGACCAGGAATCATGGCTAGTCCAAGAATTCTCGGATCTTCCCTTTTTCCACTATCTACAACGTCAAGTAATATGATTGGTTACAGAGGTAGTCACAAACAATGAATACAGTTGTTTTTAGGTTTTTCTTAGGGAATGGTTAATCCAATGTACAACTAAAATGACCAATGCTATtatcatactgtatataaaacaaatcaatacaTCTATGAGATATtattacagaaaagttgtagaAATCATTATTATCAATCCAGTGATTTTAAACATAGACAATCTGATTCTATCATACcatatgattatttttatattttatcactACCTGGTGACCGTAAATACTCCTCACATGATCCAAGTATAACATTTCTGTCTCGGTCAGTACATAGAAATACGCCTAGAATGTAGAGCAACatttttaataacaaattatGAAGATTTCAAggaataattattaaaaacacTTTAATGTGCTcatttaaaactattttgaaattCTATCAATATCGTATTTGCACAAAAGATTTAAAAGATGTGAGAGAATATCCTTCTTTAGTTTGGAAAATCTGTTATCAATTGCAAATTGATTAGTAGCAAGAGAAAAATCCTTTGCCATGTGCACCCAGCCAATTGAATATAGAGCTACGTAATCTTTTCACTGTCTTTCATACATATGCAAAGGTTAATTCTAACCATTTTACATTGACTAAGACTTTAATATTATCATGTTAAATGAGGACTGACACAAGCATTTTTTGTAATTCTGCCttctgtatatatgtgtgtgtccatgtgtttatttatgtatatacatgccAATAAGGGTCCTGCCATCAGTCATTTGTATCTTCATCCCTTTGTTCAACCATCTCTCCAATTTTTTTGTTCCTTCTGACTTCTCTGCATCTGGTTCCTAATAAACATACATGTCTCTGGTATATGTAATCAACTGATAAAATTTACACTCTTGTTGCAACATTCCCAATCAACCAACATGTTGTTTTTGCTacaattgtatgtacattacCTGTGCAACAATAAATTATAATAGAACATACAAGAGGCAGACAAATGCACGACAAGATCACATTTCTAACCCGGGACCCTCTGAACACTAGTTGAGTGCTCTAACTACCATGGCCAATTGAGCATCTTAGTCGCTGACGATCGAACGGCATCAGGTCGTTTCGGTAACAAGTCGTTTCGGTAACATAACTGAAGTGGTTTCGGTACATTGTACGGTCGTTACGGGACACATAGAAAAGTCATTTTGGTACTTTTATGTAGTTTCCGTAGAGTTATTTTATGACGAAATAAAGTTATTTCTCCCAGAGATTTACAACaaacacatatttattttttcattttttttgtctttagcAGTGAAATAGATTATAATATTTACCTGACTGCCTTTGGCACAATAGGAAAAATGTAGATTTCTCTAGATCGGTTCATAGTTTTCACTGCGAATATATACTTGTGTTAAAAAAACTCGCTTcccaaaaaataattatttcatatttaagtaAAGATCGTCGGTTATCTGTGATCTCTGAAAAAAATTAGCTTGGTAATAAATtacctatttctcaaaaagtacatagacgaaaattatgtaaatattatgagctgaaagtgtagacaatttactaTAAGTACAACAAATCTGGTTGAAATCCGTTGatagatgagatcaggaaaaatcaaagaaaaaagtatatacacagaatatataatgaaaaataatcattacTAATACCAAGGATACGTCCTTGCGAATACTTTTGGCAGCTAgatgttttaattgtaaaagATGCATGGAATGTATTATGTTGTCGACAGACTTTAAAGACTAAATCCCAGTCTCAAGTACTAGTTTATCGGTAAGAGAATGCAAAATGCTTAAATTTCTTGATATCAgcgtttttaaaataaatagacTGTAATTCATTTTTCTGATAGTCCTATTAATAACTGGAATATTTGCAGCATATTGATCATCGTATCGCTATAGGTTTATAACAACAAGATTAAAAGGCAGTGTATTTGACACGAACACATGCAATATTTGCGAGACGGTCGCCATGACCAGTATAATTGACAAGCACGCGACGATAGAGGCACGCCCCTGCCATATCATTAGCTTTGATAATTTACATAAATCTCTTAAGTGTGGAGTTCCTAAGCTGtgaaaatttaatcaaatttgatCTTGTGTAGAAATACTCTTTGACATATAATTTTCTAtggtaaaaaacaaacactttaataaatacatttgtagtgACATTGGTGTCGCAATAAGTACAAATAATGCATATTAATCCATCCATCTGTTTCCACAATGAAGTATTGTTACAAGTGCTAAATTTGCACATCAAAGTTCTGTCGCTGCCAAGTTTTGACACGTTCCGTGGACATCCCTTTGATGAAGAGTGTGGATTCAGGTATAATTGACGGGCACGCAACGCTAGATTTCTCCACTTTCAAAACATCATTGGCAATCGTCATCTAAGTCCCATGAGTACATGCATAGAGTATAGTACATGCTTATGAGCCAGTTTCACAAGATGCGTTGTAAAATTATctagattgtttttttttatcccgAATGGTTGAAATTGATTACACAGTACATATTGAATTAACATTAATGCCATTTGTTGATGCAAAGAAGGTCGCTAATATGCcatgaaaacacaaataaatgaaaacatgttCCGTAAAACCACTAAAAAGTTCGCACTGAACATTTTTATAGCTATGTACCGAAAAATCTCGCATATGTACCGAAACGACCGCAAGACTTTTCGGAACTCCCGAAACGACTTATTACCGAAACGTCTAGAATTCCGATCGAACCGATCCAGTATAACCTAAAGACTCGACACACACCAGGTTTCGGTGTCCCCTGCTAAGCATACACTACAGTACATACCATATAATTTTGAAACAGGGTTTGGTCACAGGCACCAAATGTATTGATCTTCTTAGGAGCATAAAAATGCACTGCAAGATCGGGATTCAAACCAAGGAGTCACTTCAAATGAAGGCACCAGCTTGATTGGAGTGCATTAATCAATTGAGGTACCTGCTTGCTGCCGATCGACCTGATCCAGAACCAttacaattatattaattaaaatctaACTGACTATACCATTACAAGCTTCTCATTGGACTgatcagtcagaaggtgatatcttttccactacaacagtagctatggACTGATGAGATTCCAGTGTCACATTCACTAGCATACAAATGTGGTTATTCATCCAAAAGGACTAAAAGGAGTCCATTGTTAACGTCACTAACTACCAGTATGATACACGAATGCCAAACATTTCATCCCCAAATCGGCCCAGAGTGAAATCGGCCGGGCCAATTTTTAGTAAGTTAAATCGGCCCAGAGTGAAATCGGCCGAtaaggttatacatgtatgtatcaccatatgtatgtgtgttgttttgAGTACTGACTAACATTAGCAATATTTCTACTAATAGACGTAatctaaatacatatttttgaaCATATATTAAAGAGtacaaaaatcaattatatgtctcagtgttgtttttttacaaAGTTACTACTTGTGAATGTTAATTAACAACGCGGCAACATTTAAATGGTATGCCCCGTGCAGGAATCATTCAGTCTCAATATTAATACTAATGCGATTTCAGTTTAATGTACTTAAACTTTAGATAACTATAATTACCTTTATAAAAACACCGTACTTGGTCCAGTTCAGAACCGCTCATTGTTGTTGTAACAGAGTAGCTCATATACTGAGTTACTCATTACCAACATTAAATAATTTACCCATcgtgtaaatttattttaattagattattgataaaatattcaattttcacaTATTTCTATCTAATAATGcgataaaataaatacattttaaaggcccactatcttCCCGAAATggcttttatttttcaaaatgggatatagtaaaacgagatcgataattttgtagagtcacaataGTTATTaccttaccgttaatactattTGTATCATCACCTTAtgaaaaatttgattaaaattaatacaagaggcccatgggccttaacggtcatctgactgttagtacaatacaacatagtcgtttaaagattttagcctatttgacctctgtgaccttgattgaaggtcaaggtaattcatttgaacaaacttggtagcccttcatccaagcatgctacatgcccaatatcagtagccttggccttctagttcttgaaaagaagtcatttaaagattttagcctatttgacccctgtgaccttaaatgaaggtcaaggtcatttatttgaacaaacttggtatcccttcatcccagcatgctacatgcccaatatcagtaccctgggccttctggttcttaagaagaagtcatttaaagattttagcctatttgacccctgtgaccttgaatgaagatcaaggtcattcatttgaacaaacttggtagccctttatcctaGCATGCCACAGCCTAATATctggtctctaggcctcttagttattcacaagaatttgtttaaatgattttagcctatttgacccctgtgaccttgaatgaaagtcaaggtcatttatttgaacaaacttggtagcccttcatcccagcatcctaccggccaaatatcagtaccctgggccttctggttcttgagaagaagtcgtttaaatattttagcctttttgacccccgtgaccttgaatgaaggttaaggtcattcatttgaacaaacttggtagcccttcatccaagcatgccacaggcctaatatcaggtctctaggcctcttagtcattcacaagaagttgtttaaaggattttagcctatttgacccctgtgaccttgaatgaaggtcaaggtcatttatttgaaccaacttggtagcccttcatcccagcatcctacaggccaaatatcagtaccctgggccttctggttcctgagaagaagttgtttaaagatttaagcctttttgaccctcgtgaccttgaatgaaggtcaaggtcatttatttgaacaaacttggtagcccttcatcccagcatgccacaggcctaatatcaggtctctaggcctcttagttattcacaaaaagttgtttaaaggattttagcctatttgacccctgtgaccttgaatgaaggtcaaggtcatttatttgaacaaccttggtagcccttcatcccagcatcctacaggccaaatatcagtaccctcggccttctggtttttgagaagaagttgtttaaagattttagccttgttgacccctgtgaccttgaatgaaggtcaaggtcattcatttgaacaaacttggtagccctccatcccagcaacctacaggccaaatatgagtaccctgggccttccggttattgagaagaagtcgtttgaataaaaagtttacgcacggcgcacgacgacggacggtgcatgatgacaataggtcaatcagatgacctaaaaatgttaatttcacaATGCGGGGTCGACGGCAAAGCAGCTagatgactctccactgttatatATCACGCAGGAATCTGtgtatatgtttggtgttgtagcctcatcttaggtcatcggtatatattttctggtgacattaatgtttttaagaaacctatatgttatgctccggaaagtagtgggcctttaataatatattttaaacagtttatggATAGTCTGTATCTTAATATTTCTGTAATTCATGTATTGAATGGCTCTTATTGTTGAAATTATGTGATCTATTAGCATGATTTAGGGCCGAAATTAGGTTTGAAGTAATATTTCatatctttgcatattatacgTTGGGCAtagatttgaaataaattatttcaaaatattgccAATCAATCTAGTATAGagtaattttaatgtaaaataaagtttttttttgtttgtaaatgttttgttaGTCTTCACCGCAACGTCATTTTCCATTACCGAAATGAAATTCATT
The nucleotide sequence above comes from Argopecten irradians isolate NY chromosome 1, Ai_NY, whole genome shotgun sequence. Encoded proteins:
- the LOC138316237 gene encoding N-alpha-acetyltransferase 38, NatC auxiliary subunit-like, with the translated sequence MAGEEPDAEKSEGTKKLERWLNKGMKIQMTDGRTLIGVFLCTDRDRNVILGSCEEYLRSPDSGKREDPRILGLAMIPGHHIVSIHIDEDQTAEQSVM